The DNA region CTCAAGGTCATGGACGTCACTAGAATGGTAGACGACACATCAAAGAAGCAGACAACGGTGTGCAGGCTATTACTGTATTTCCCTGCGGAGCTTCTGCAATGCTTCTACGGTCACCGttaagggaaaaaaaaacacccTTCAGTTTGGGCCTCGAGGCAGGCTAAGCAAGGAGACCACTGCACTCGTAGCGGTTTGGGCTTGTGTCTACGGAGGCTGTCCATCGTAGGATGTTGCCAAGGAAATGGAGGCCTGCCATCCACAGGATGACGGGAAGGCTTCGTTGAACTCGCAGAATCGGGCCGGCTTTGCCCAGTTAGAAATGATTAAGGCCTCCCCAGCCTCTTGTCCATAGTACTACTACTGCATCTCTTCATCCTCTACCTTGGCAACAAGTCGGGCTGAGCCCTGTACCATTCTAAAGATGCTACTTCCTCTGATTAAaaaatacttgatgttttacacAAGACACTATCTCTAATGTGTatatttgatcattattttttattataatatttataaaatctaatttttttatgaaagtatttttcaagtcaaatctacacatatgattttcatattttcaaaccaagtattttaaaagttattgatggtcaaagttttaaaattttaacatgaTCTTATTCAAAACGTGAAGTATTTGTGACCGGAGGAAATATTAATTGTctgcaaaaaaatatttatcatgcAAGGTTACAACAGGGActcaaagaagaaaaatgtgCTTTTAGACTGTGCAGTAAGTTTtgctattttaaaaaaagagtTGAGTAGGTTAAAATGACTTGTATATTGAAAATCGAATAGAGCTGGTAAGAGTATCTCCAGTAACTTACCTATATAAATACCAATACTAAAAACTACTAAAACAGGAGTTTTTGTTGCTCCAACAGTTTCCTTATGTGAATACCAAtacctattttttttaagtactcACTCTATAATCCGCAAGCTCATCCTTGATATAGGGTGAACACCAAACTCACCCTATCCTCCACGGGTTTTGGCGCACTAACAATTCCCCATTCTAGTGCGCATGAAATTGCGCAGCCCTCCTCACCTCCGGCCGCTGCCGCCCTATACCCTGCGCGGTAGCTCCACGCCGCCCCCTCCACCTCTCGCTGCCCCGACGATGCCAAGGGTGGCACCCTATCGCTGCCACCGTGGACGACTACACCATCGCGTAGCAGGTGCATGAGATCTCTGCCACCTAGGGAATCGATGCCGCTACCTCCGCTGTGCCTCATGGCCAGCCACCGCATGACCCCTCACAGCCCGCGCTCCGGCGAAAGCCGTGAGGTGGGAAGGCGTCAAACGGGTCGAAGCGACGTCCTATAGCTGCTCCGACCGACCCCGTAGGCACCCCATCACCCCTGTGCACCCCAGCACCCTTGTGTACCCTGCCGCcaactgctgctcctcctcccgccgcctccaaCCCATCAATGGCGGACGCACCGAAGGTGTTCGGCACAATGCGGACAAGGTGCATTTTTgccttttttcctttcaaatttaTTGATGAATTGCAATTGAATTACAATTCCATATGATTTTTTAATGCATTTGTACATGTTTGGGTCAAAattgtttagatttttttttatagttgcAACTGTACTATGTAGTGATATAATGGAAATTGGTAGCCCATCCTTTGTCAACATGATGAATTAGTCTATTGGCATTGATGATATCTACCTCTCAATGttatatgaagatgaagatgttTATGTTGATCCTAGTCCACCTACAAAGAAAAAAGGCTCAAGGTTTGCCAATTATAGTACAAGAAGATGAGGCCTTGGTCATGGCATGGGAGAGTATTACTCTTCATGCAATCTAAGGGAATGAACAAAGCCATAACACTTACTGGAAGCGCATTCATGAGCAATATCATCACAACAAGAAGTGTGAATCCAATCGGTCACTCAATTCGTTCTCTCAtcattgttgtttgattcaagAGTGCTGCAACAGGTGGGCAGGTTGCTATAAGCAGGTTGAGCGCCTCCATCCAAGTGGTGAGCCCTATCAAGAGCATGTGAGTGTAATATTCACTTGTTGCAACCTTGTTTGAATTTGACATCTTGCAACCTTGTTTGTTTATGACTTGTTCAATTTGATAGTTCAACTACACCCAGGAGCTGTACAAGCAAACGGACAAGAAGAAGCATAAGCCCTTTGTCATGCTGCAATGCTTGGCCTTGCTCTAGAACAATTAGAAGTGGATATCAAGGAACAATGATGCTCCAACAAAGAGGCAGAAGTCAAGCAATTCCTCCTCTCTAGAGTTTGACGATGTAGAagatgttgttgatgatgatgaagatgatgatgaggagagaGGTAGAAGTCCCACTCCAAGCTCGGCGGCGTCGATAAGGAATAGGCCTGCAGGGAGAAAGCAAGAGAAAGAGAGGTTGAAGAGAGGAGGATATGGTGGTGTCTACAAGGAGACGCTCCAAGAGATGATCAAAACAAAGAAGGAAATGGAGGCTGAGAGGAAACAAGACAAGGAAGCAAGGTGGATAGAGCTTAAGGCCATCAAGGAGCGCAAGGTGGCCATTGAAGAGGAGAAGTTGAGGGTCATGAATGAGGAGATCCTAAACAAAAAGATGGAGCAAGAATATAAGATCATGTTTATGGACATGAATGGCCTTGATCATGAGCAAAGATCATATGTGAGTGCAATGCGTGGGCATATCTTGGCTAAAACAATGGGCGGCTATATTGGCGAGAACTTGGGCAGCAATGGGAGTGTGTGATGCTCTTTGTTTGAACAATTTGGATGAACTTTATGCTTTTCGATGAACTTTGTGCTTTTGGATGAACTATTTTGGATGAAATTTGGTTCATTGCTTGTGCAACTtatgtttgaatttgaatttgaatttgaatgaaaaaTTATGGATTTGAAATGTTGTTGAATTGTATGCGGTAGAAACATAAAAGTTTGAATTATTATGATGTGAAAATGGAGTTAATATAGAGTGTATATGTACAATAGAAAGAGagatagaagaaaaaatatatagggTGAGCATTATAGGTAAGTAGCTAAAGCAGGTGCACCAAAAGAGCTCACCCTATAATAGGAGCCCACCCTATATAGACTTATAGGATGAGCATTATATATAAGTtgctggagatgctctaaggcACCGAGGGAGTTGCAGGTTAGGGTTTGAACCTTGACACCCACACGCCTTCAATAATGGACAGACAGTTGAATTAAGGTTTACCTCTACTATATAAACACGAGTTGCAAAGTAATATATAATATTTGCAACCAAttgatatataatatatttgaaaagaAATATACCTTGACAAAGATTTTTTATTGCCTCGTATTGCCATGTGGTCATTAAGAGGGTCAGGATCAATTCATGGTGTCAATTTTCAGCACTTGTCCAAGAAATGTCAATTGAGCAAAAGCATTTCGATTATGAAACAGCAGAAAGAAATATTATTTCTGAGGTTATTTCCTTTTGTTATGGAACATCAATCATAATATTTTTACAGCTAAGAACATACTCAAAAGTTTTTTACTTCTACAATTGAGCAGTGTGTGAAAAGCAAGCTTACTATCCATACTTAACATCGAAGTATTAAACAATGTTATATTAGTCGATAGTCGTTATGCTATGATAatctttatatttttattagttagTTCATATTGTGTGGAAAACAATAAATATTATCAGGTGTAATATTTGAGAACCGTTGTAATACACGGGAACTAGTTTAAAAAAACATGAAgatataaatactcctccaaaCTCTCGTGCTCGGGAGCGTCAGAGTCCACTCACTCGCATTTAGACTATGCCCAAGGGATTTCCTTCGGAggcgaaaatcccgtcgtgaatggattttcgttcctttcaACACTCCAATGGTTTTCCTTCACAGTTCccatcacgaagggattctcagggtcattcgcttcaggacgggattctctctcctttcactttgcgattcccctcgaagtaaagttgttggagataagagaaaataaagggaatgagaacggaaaaaaaatcagaaaggaAACGAAATAAAGGAATTatagttagagatgatcttatcAAGACATAGGACCATCTCTCTCTGTGTGCCACAACATTGCCATTACTGAGAatggcaaagtatatatgctggTAATCAATGGTCAAAATGTGACGGCGTAAGTATACCTACACAGGGAGACCAAAGCTAGGAAAGGGACAAATGATGCATCGAACCGCTAGTGCAAAATATATCTCGTTTGCTCAAGAAGGCAGTGTGTAATTCAGCACAAACGAGATATTTTAGCAGATCAGGTCCGGTACTGATATTTTAGTGATCCGATGCGTGATTAAAAATGAgattttattattaaatataaatcgtccAGATCTAATTTATTCAGTTTACTTTTAGGGCGATATAcacagtatacatatatatatatatatatatgaggccTTTAGATTTTAGGCCTAAGACGGTCGCACCGCTCGACCCTCTCCGGACCGGCCCTGTAGCAGATGCAGGCCTCCGTGAACACAATGCACACACATATGCACTGGGGCAGCATGCTGGCTCCATGTCCGGGTATAATGGCCAGTTGTCGGACTGACGACACGGCAATGACTTCTATCCCGACACGAGGATCAAGCAATAAGCAGACCATGCCATCGCTGGCAAAGCAAATGTGTACTGCTACTAAAATGGCTGGCATTTCCGCTAGAATGAGCactctgctcctgctcctgctcctgcgaGGGGTTGCAGAGGCTTAGCTAGCCGCGCCTGATCAAACCAAAGTGAAGCGGGGGGCGTACGCGCCAGCGTGAAATGGCAACGAATGGGAACCACGAATCGCACACGCCGGCCTCGACCCACTCACGGCCGCTCGGTGGTGACCGCGCACGGCATGGCACGGCCCGTTCCaccttcctccttatcctcgcGTGGCATGGGCAGCTCCCGGTCCCGGTCGCTTGTTCGGCCGGCCTGTAGATAGGCTAGTAACGCTCAGAGCTTATAGTGGTCGTCGGAGTGTTGCATCGGGTTATCTACGCTCTTCTAGACTCGCTAGTCCGGACGCCGGTCTGGCTGGCACCAGTTCGAGCTAGCTCCTGGACAAAGGCGACAGGCGACAGCTGTTCTTTGCAAGCATACGATATcttgtcttcctcctccagctaTTCGAATCAGCATGGGCAGATCTCAATGTCGCAGTGGTACAGGACTGGATGACGACAGGAGAGCTAGTAGCGCATGCACTGAGCAGGAGGAGTCCAGCTGGCTCCTGCGAGCCCATTATCCCATCGCTTCTCAATGCCGACGTGTCCCGTGATGCTGCCACTGTGGAGTACTGCTAGTGTTTAATTGGACCATTAATATTGGGCGTGGTTGCAGTATGCTGCATTGCTGCGCCATGGCCAGATACAATGACGTGTCGAGTAGTCTATCAGAATAGAAGTTTGGATACTCTGTACCGTTTCAGGGGGGAAATGTAGGAAACAGGTAATGTGGTAAACGAGTTAATGGCGCGTCGTAAGACTGGTGGATGGTGCATGCATGACAGTGAACTAACGGGGCTTCACACGTAGCTATTTTTGTCCTGAAGATGCAAGTAAGTAGCTGAACTGAAATGCAAGCAACTCATCGGGTCGAGAGATTATTGGAACATTTTAGGCATACATAAACATAATAAGTGTCCTTcagtaaagaaaaaagaagcgaAAGCCGAAATGAGTACAAATTTGCCTCCACCTGTTTAGACAAGTGTCCAAAAGTGATTCTGCTCTTGTCTAGAGGCGTCCAGATCAGCATACCCGTACCTAACGACAGCATGTCGGAGAACCAGTAACCTCAACTGAATGTTGAACATCCTCCGCCTTAATTATTCCTCGCAATTCGACCAAAATGTAACCGTCGAGGCACTCAAGCTACAGCATGCAATGGACTGTCGCCACCATAGCTAGCTTCACCTTTACTAGTGTAcagaaagaacctcatgaaatTGAATGCCCTGGATGGAACGGCCGGCAAATGCCAGCCGCCCCGTTCCTTCTCCCATGGGCAAACTGCAAGCCCTGCAGCAGCGGACGAACCTTCCCCGAATCCCAGACATGCACGCACGTCCATGGCCCATGCCACGGCCGGATCTCGCCGCGGGCACGCAGCACGAGGCGAGCAGCTAGCAGCCCAGCAGGCGCCTCGCTGTAAAGCTGCGCCAAAGCGCTGCGCGCACGGCCCCCGTCGCTGTGCGCGTCGCGACCGAAGGAAAGCACCGCAAAAGCTGCGCGCTCTCCCCACCCCGGCCAGGCATTGCGCCTTTCGCGGATGCGGCCGGATGGATGGGTGGTCAAATGAAGTCCGTCGCCTGCGCTGCCGGCCCCACGGGCGCGCGAGGACGTACGCGGCCTCGACTGGATCCAGGGTGCATCCAGCCGTGCCGAGCTCCAAATCCACTCGCCCCGCCCACTACCGGAGACGCGCCAGCCAGCCGAGCCGGCACTTGCCCGTTGGTTACCACCTGTCCGCGGCTGGTTGCCACGGCTAAGAAACCGGCCCTGCACCGCCTCACGTATAAATACCACCCACCCCATCGCCGTTCCAATCCACACCAATCCAACCATCTCCTTCCGAGTTCCCCCATACTACACACCCTCCCTAAGCTAAAGGAGCAATCACCAATCAGTGTCCACCAGTACGTTCattggttcttgagcttgagctaGCGATGATGAGGACGCCTTTCGCGCTTGCCATTGCGGCGATGGCTTACACGGTGGCCATCGCGCAGGGCGGCAACTTCTACCAGGACGCCGAGATCTCCTGGGGGCAGGGCCGCGGCAAGATCGTGGACGGCGGCCGCGGGCTCGACCTCACGCTGGACAAGACTTCCGGGTCCGGATTCCAGTCCAAGAACGAGTACCTCTTCGGCAAGATAGACATGCAGATCAAGCTCGTCCCGGGCAACTCTGCCGGCACAGTCACCACCTTCTACGTAAGCTTCGACACGCTTCTTTGCGCATTGTAGCATGCGTATACATCTTTGGTATCCTAGTGATCGTGGTCAAGTTGCACGTACACAAAGCTGATCGTTGCGATGATTGTTTTCCGTGCAGCTGTCGTCGCAGGGGAACACGCACGACGAGATCGACTTCGAGTTCCTGGGCAACGTGAGCGGCGAGCCGTACACGCTGCACACGAACGTGTTCGCGCAGGGGCAGGGGCAGCGCGAGCAGCAGTTCCGCCTCTGGTTCGACCCCACCAAGAACTTCCACACCTACTCCATCATCTGGAACCCGCAGCACGTCATGTGAGTACTCTTTAATCCGATCCACAGGCGCAGGCACAGCTGCATCGAATCCATCACGCGCGCACATGATCTTTGTTCTTTTGCGAGACAGCCCTGCATGTCGGCATGTCGCTAACAATCAACGGGTTGTGTACGTGCAGATTCGCGGTGGACGGCACCCCGATCAGAGACTTCAAGAACCACGAGGCGCGCGGCGTGGCGTTCCCCAAGAGCCAGCCGATGCGGCTGTACGCGAGCCTGTGGAACGCGGACGACTGGGCCACGCAGGGCGGGCGCGTGAAGGCGGACTGGACCCAGGCGCCGTTCGTCGCATCGTTCCGCGGCTTCAAAGCCGACGCGTGCGTGTGGTCGAACGGCAAGCAGCAGTGCCCCGTCGGCACCATGGAGACCGTCGCGACGCCTGGAGGGAGGcggggacgcggcggcggcagcagctgGTGGAACCAGCAGCTGGGCGACATGAGCTACCGCCGCATGCGGTGGGTGCAGAGGAAGTTCATGATCTACAACTACTGCACGGACACCAAGCGATTCCCGCAGGGCGTGCCCGTCGAGTGCAAGCTCCGGTGAGAACCATCATCCGCGCATGATCCGCGCGTCGTCGTCCGTCCTACCGTGGTGAAACCAGAGATCGAAACGAGAGATGGCGAATAATGTTTTGCAATGGTCGATGCAATGTAAATGTAGTACGCAGATCGCATTCTTTGATTTGTTTAGTGAGTTTCTTTTTGTGTCTATTCTAGCCGCGTATTCTATCATACATGTGTATCGGccctccatttttttttcattccatACTTATCCATCAATTAATTttcttatatatttataatttttttaatccatAAGATACAAATTTCGATATAAATAAACGATTTTAATAAGACAAATGAGTCTACATCTACTAACATGGACATGAACACCCTGCACAACTGGACTCTAGTGTGCGAGAGGAAAGCTTTGTTAGGAAATATGGAGTTGTGCAATTAAATATGGGCTCGTCTCAATGTTTTGACATATTAGATTCTATCTTTTACGAGTTTTGATACTATATACAAGACAAAATCTCTCGTTATAAATACAGATAGATAAAGAAGAGAAAACTTTTTCCCTATATTATGtcttttttatatgattttttttctttagagaTCTCTACACTATATTGACAGCAGAGGTTTCTCAAAATGTTATTAGCACGAAGTTCTGTTAGAGATCAAGCTAGCGAAAAGAATCTGTCTGCGACCAATTTGCATTGCATCGACATCATCATTAGTGGGTAGGTCATGGCCTAGCATATATGCCCTACACGAAAAGTATGTTATGGAAGCATACcggaagaaaaagaaggattagtcagaagcacacctcaccattggaCTCGGGATGGAGGTGGACAAAGTAGCTATAATTGAAAGGGTAGCATCTCGCATGGAAGTTGACGATGCTCCCATATTGGCAGTAAAAGACCTCACAATAAAGAATGCGGAGGACtatactttgccctcctccactgtCATAGAAGATGCCATAAAGGATAAAGCGGAAAAGAAAAtcattgaagaagaagtggcCGAATATTTCGTAGACTCTATCTAGGATTAGAGTAATTAGTCATCAATTTAGTTACTGAATTTAGaatgattg from Phragmites australis chromosome 8, lpPhrAust1.1, whole genome shotgun sequence includes:
- the LOC133927302 gene encoding xyloglucan endotransglucosylase/hydrolase protein 22-like, which codes for MMRTPFALAIAAMAYTVAIAQGGNFYQDAEISWGQGRGKIVDGGRGLDLTLDKTSGSGFQSKNEYLFGKIDMQIKLVPGNSAGTVTTFYLSSQGNTHDEIDFEFLGNVSGEPYTLHTNVFAQGQGQREQQFRLWFDPTKNFHTYSIIWNPQHVIFAVDGTPIRDFKNHEARGVAFPKSQPMRLYASLWNADDWATQGGRVKADWTQAPFVASFRGFKADACVWSNGKQQCPVGTMETVATPGGRRGRGGGSSWWNQQLGDMSYRRMRWVQRKFMIYNYCTDTKRFPQGVPVECKLR